The Pseudanabaena galeata CCNP1313 genome includes a region encoding these proteins:
- a CDS encoding TIGR04376 family protein translates to MGLIEDISRFLETRLEEFIRNNPQIELQILEDKLRQQEEEIAKLIVSSKLEEKKLQDRILEIAEEIRVWHDRTVKAESFDRPDLASAAKEREAALLRQGNQIWAQMELVKKRATDSQTLQVQIQDRRKEVQAKVAEAAKTAKAKSPTSTPLNWDNLYTPPFRDPNDQLEETFRRWEMDEELDRLKRNMGK, encoded by the coding sequence ATGGGGTTAATAGAGGATATATCTCGCTTTTTAGAGACCCGCCTAGAGGAGTTTATTCGCAATAACCCACAGATTGAGTTGCAAATCCTTGAAGATAAGTTGCGTCAGCAAGAAGAAGAAATAGCGAAACTAATCGTTAGCTCGAAACTGGAGGAGAAAAAACTCCAAGATCGGATTCTGGAAATTGCTGAAGAAATTCGCGTCTGGCACGATCGCACTGTCAAAGCTGAATCCTTTGATCGTCCTGACTTAGCTAGTGCGGCTAAAGAACGTGAAGCAGCTTTATTGCGCCAAGGTAATCAAATCTGGGCGCAGATGGAACTGGTCAAAAAACGTGCAACTGATAGCCAAACACTACAAGTGCAAATCCAAGATCGGCGCAAGGAAGTCCAAGCCAAAGTCGCTGAAGCCGCCAAAACTGCCAAGGCAAAATCGCCAACTAGTACTCCTTTAAATTGGGATAACCTTTACACTCCACCTTTTCGAGATCCTAACGATCAACTAGAAGAAACTTTTCGGCGTTGGGAAATGGATGAAGAACTTGATCGCCTCAAACGCAATATGGGTAAATAA
- a CDS encoding tetratricopeptide repeat protein: MHLIIASIIALLLLLNPAPVQAQLNITEVESNQLDALVKKAFESTNAGEFTSAEGYWTDLIKLYPENAAGWSNRGNAKMSQNRPQEALADYNKSVELAPNFPDPYLNRGAALESLGKWEEAIADYNRVLEIDPQDAAAYNNRGNAKAGLGKWEEAIADYQTAMNVNSRFSTAFGNKAIALYEVGKSDEAIKAMKNILRKYPNFTDVRAALTAALWAEKKQGEAESNWVSVENLDPRYRDINWVKNIRRWPPSLVTALDKFLTLN, translated from the coding sequence ATGCACTTAATCATTGCTAGCATAATTGCCTTGCTTTTACTTTTGAATCCTGCACCAGTGCAAGCTCAACTCAACATTACCGAAGTCGAATCAAATCAACTTGATGCCTTGGTCAAAAAGGCTTTTGAATCAACAAATGCTGGAGAATTCACATCCGCAGAAGGATATTGGACTGATTTAATCAAACTCTATCCTGAAAATGCCGCAGGTTGGAGCAATCGCGGCAACGCAAAAATGAGCCAAAATCGTCCTCAAGAGGCGCTTGCCGACTACAACAAATCAGTGGAACTTGCACCCAATTTCCCCGATCCCTATCTCAATCGTGGTGCGGCGTTAGAAAGCTTAGGCAAATGGGAAGAGGCGATCGCTGATTATAATCGCGTTTTAGAGATAGATCCTCAGGATGCAGCCGCCTATAACAATCGTGGTAACGCAAAAGCAGGGCTAGGTAAATGGGAAGAGGCGATCGCTGATTATCAAACGGCAATGAATGTCAATTCGCGCTTTAGCACAGCTTTTGGGAATAAGGCGATCGCTTTGTATGAGGTCGGTAAAAGCGATGAAGCAATTAAGGCGATGAAGAATATTCTCCGCAAATATCCTAACTTTACGGATGTGCGGGCTGCTTTAACTGCTGCTCTTTGGGCAGAAAAAAAACAAGGCGAAGCCGAAAGCAATTGGGTCTCTGTAGAAAATCTCGATCCACGCTATCGAGATATTAATTGGGTCAAAAATATTCGACGTTGGCCGCCATCACTGGTTACGGCTCTCGATAAGTTTTTGACTTTGAACTGA